Proteins encoded in a region of the Perca fluviatilis chromosome 6, GENO_Pfluv_1.0, whole genome shotgun sequence genome:
- the ogfod2 gene encoding 2-oxoglutarate and iron-dependent oxygenase domain-containing protein 2, with protein MTNKEDGNRQFYICNCFTTDNIFLEDYKIHVRFLSEQQFRLDYQTLLMRLGCVTDQQFEDVFNKISQEVDRRRCLGVTSAERAAAIKDTYRPLHPHVYHLQESYLAPKFKQIVEYCRSSDISEEGLGDLLQEEAAPRVYRFPVFEKSFCEELVEELEHFEQSSAPKGRPNTMNHYGILLNELGFDEGFLTPLRELYLHPLASLLYPDCGGRGLDSHKAFVVKYDMNEDLELSYHYDNAEVTLNVSLGKDFTEGNLYFGDMRQVPLSETECSEVEHRVTEGLLHRGQHMHGALPISSGQRWNLIIWMRASHERNKLCPMCNRRPTLVEGEDFADGFTKHPEAPLNHSCVLT; from the exons ATGACAAACAAGGAAGACGGAAATCGTCAGTTTTACATCTGTAACTGTTTCACCACTGATAATATTTTCCTGGAGGACTACAAGATCCATGTCCGCTTTTTATCCGAGCAGCAGTTCAGACTGGATTATCAAACG CTGCTTATGAGGCTTGGCTGCGTGACGGACCAACAGTTTGAGGATGTGTTCAACAAG atttcacaggaagtgGACAGGCGGCGATGTCTAGGTGTGACGTCGGCTGAGAGAGCTGCTGCTATCAAAGACACGTACAGGCCTCTCCATCCTCACGTCTACCATCTGCAG GAGTCCTACCTCGCACCAAAGTTCAAGCAGATTGTCGAGTACTGTCGAAGCAGTGACATCAGCGAAGAAGGTCTCGGAGACTTGTTGCAGGAAGAGGCAG CTCCAAGGGTTTATCGCTTCCCTGTGTTTGAGAAAAGCTTCTGTGAGGAGCTGGTGGAGGAGCTGGAGCACTTTGAGCAGTCCTCGGCCCCGAAAGGAAGACCCAACACCATGAACCACTATGGG aTCCTCCTGAATGAACTGGGCTTTGACGAGGGCTTCCTCACGCCCCTCCGTGAGCTCTACCTGCATCCGCTCGCCTCCCTGCTGTACCCGGACTGTGGGGGACGCGGTCTGGACAGCCACAAGGCCTTTGTTGTTAAATATGACATGAATGAAGACCTGGAGCTCAGCTACCACTACGACAACGCAGAGGTCACCCTAAATGTTTCCCTGGGCAAGGACTTCACCGAGGGCAACCTTTATTTTGGTGATATGAGACAG GTGCCTTTAAGTGAGACTGAGTGTTCAGAGGTGGAACACAGGGTGACCGAGGGCCTCCTCCATCGGGGTCAACACATGCACGGGGCGCTGCCCATCTCCTCCGGCCAGCGCTGGAACCTCATCATCTGGATGAGAGCCTCACATGAACGCAACAAGCTGTGCCCCATGTGCAACAGGAGGCCGACACTGGTGGAAGGGGAGGACTTTGCTGACGGCTTCACCAAACACCCTGAAGCACCGCTGAACCATTCGTGCGTTTTGACGTGA